One region of Flavobacterium sp. KACC 22763 genomic DNA includes:
- the kbl gene encoding glycine C-acetyltransferase, producing the protein MYGKIKEHLQKELQTIEENGIFKKERIITSPQGAEITISTGETVLNFCANNYLGLSSHPEVVQAAKDAMDTHGFGMSSVRFICGTQDIHKTLEKKIADFYGTEDTILYAAAFDANGGVFEPLLGEDDAIISDSLNHASIIDGVRLCKAARYRYENNNMEDLEQQLIKANEAGARFKLIVTDGVFSMDGLVAPLDKICDLADKYDAMVMVDECHAAGFIGATGKGTLEAKGVMGRVDIITGTLGKALGGAMGGYTTAKKEIIELLRQRSRPYLFSNSLAPAIVGASIKVFELLEKDTTLRDKLEWNTNYFKEGMKKAGFDIIDGDSAIVPVMLYDAKLSQTMANELLKQGIYVIGFFFPVVPKEKARIRVQLSAAHEKEHLDKAINAFTVVGKMLKVI; encoded by the coding sequence ATGTACGGTAAAATAAAAGAACATCTGCAGAAAGAATTGCAGACGATTGAAGAAAATGGAATTTTCAAAAAAGAGAGAATTATTACTTCTCCACAAGGTGCTGAAATCACAATTTCGACAGGAGAAACAGTATTGAACTTTTGTGCTAACAATTATCTAGGGCTTTCTTCGCATCCAGAAGTGGTGCAAGCGGCAAAAGACGCGATGGATACACATGGTTTTGGAATGTCGTCAGTACGTTTCATTTGTGGAACACAAGATATTCATAAAACATTAGAGAAAAAGATTGCTGATTTTTACGGTACAGAAGACACTATATTATATGCGGCTGCTTTTGATGCAAACGGTGGGGTTTTTGAACCTTTATTAGGAGAGGACGATGCTATTATTTCAGACAGTTTAAATCATGCTTCTATTATTGATGGAGTTCGTTTGTGTAAAGCAGCTCGTTATCGTTATGAAAATAACAATATGGAAGATTTAGAGCAGCAGTTAATTAAAGCAAATGAAGCTGGTGCTCGTTTTAAATTAATTGTAACTGACGGGGTTTTCTCTATGGATGGTTTAGTGGCGCCATTGGATAAGATCTGTGATTTAGCTGATAAATATGATGCAATGGTAATGGTGGACGAATGTCATGCTGCTGGTTTTATTGGAGCGACAGGAAAAGGAACTCTTGAAGCAAAAGGAGTAATGGGAAGAGTAGATATCATTACAGGAACTCTTGGTAAAGCTTTAGGTGGTGCTATGGGAGGATACACCACTGCGAAAAAAGAAATTATAGAATTACTTCGTCAGAGATCTAGACCATATTTGTTTTCAAATTCATTGGCACCTGCAATTGTTGGGGCTTCGATAAAAGTATTTGAATTGTTAGAAAAAGATACAACGCTTCGTGATAAGCTAGAATGGAATACCAACTATTTTAAAGAAGGTATGAAAAAAGCAGGTTTTGATATTATTGACGGAGATTCTGCAATTGTTCCAGTTATGCTGTACGATGCAAAATTATCTCAGACAATGGCAAACGAACTTTTGAAACAAGGAATATATGTTATTGGTTTTTTCTTTCCGGTAGTTCCTAAAGAGAAGGCTAGAATACGTGTACAGCTATCTGCAGCACATGAAAAAGAACACTTAGATAAAGCAATAAATGCCTTTACAGTTGTAGGTAAAATGTTAAAAGTTATATAA